DNA sequence from the Marinilongibacter aquaticus genome:
GGAAGCCACGGTCGAATTCCATCCGGGTAAATTGGTTTTTGGTCGTCTTTCTGGAAAGCCCGTGGTTTGCATGAGCGGGCGTTTTCATTATTACGAAGGCCACAGCATGGCTCAAGTGGTTTTTCCTATTCGCGTGATGTACAAATTGGGAATAAAGAATTTGTTCATTTCCAATGCGGCCGGTGGAATGAACCCTTCTTTTTCTGAAAGTGATTTGATGATTATTCAGGATCATGTGGCTCTCTTTTTGCCAGAAAACCCATTGGTGGGCCCACATAAAGAAGGCGACCGTTTTCCGGATATGTCGGAGCCATACGATTTGAATTTAATCGCTTTGGCCGAGCAATTGTCCGATAGGCTTGGGATCGAAAACATAAAGAAAGGGGTATACGTAAGTGTATCTGGGCCAAATTTGGAAACAAGGGCAGAATATCGCTTGCTGCGAATGCTGGGAATAGATGCGGTGGGAATGAGCACAGTGCCCGAAGTATTGATGGCCCGTCAATTGAACCTACCCGTTTTTGCCATATCGGTCATTACCGATATGTGTATTCCAGAAACTTTGAAAAAGGCAGAAATAGAACACATTTTGGCGGCGGCCTTTAAGGCCGAACCACAGATGACAGCCTTATTCAAGGCAATGGTTGAGAAGCTATAAATAAAAAAGGCCGGTGTCGTTTCGACTCCGGCCCTTCGGCAATTTAAAAGAGTTTCCTGAATTTGATCGTTTCAGGGATTTCCCTCAATTCTTCCAAAAATTCGGGTGTATAAGAGATTTCTACATCGACTATCACGTAGCCAATTTTCTCGTTTGTTTTTAAGTATTGGCCCATCACATTGATATTGTGCTTGGCAAAAATGGTGTTGATTTTCGCCATAATACCCGGCACGTTTTTGTGTATGTGCAAAAGACGGTGACAGTTTTGAAGTACAGGCAACTGCACTTCTGGGAAATTGACACTACCCGTGGTGCTGCCATTGTTCATGTATTCCAAAAGTCTTTCAGGCACATAATGGCCAATCATTTCCTGGGCTTCTTCTGTACTTCCACCTACATGCGGAGAGAGGATTACGTTTTCCAAACCCATCAACTCGCTGTGGAAAGGGTCGTCGTTTGTTTTGGGTTCTTCGGGGAATACATCCACGCCAGCTCCCGAAACTTTACCCGATTTCAAGGCGTTCACCAAAGCTGGAATTTCAACCACCAAACCGCGTGCGAGATTCAAGAAAATAACCCCGTCTTTCATTTGGGCAAATTCCTTTTCACCAATCAGGTTATTGTTCGTTCCTCGTCCATCAATATGTAGTGAAATAACATCGGCTACTGCAAAAACCTCTTCCATGCTGCGGCATTTAATGGCATTCCCGATAGGCATTTTGTCGGTCATGTCGTAGAAATACACTTCCATGCCCATGGCTTCGGCTACTACAGAAAGCTGTACGCCAATGTGACCGTATCCGATGATACCCAATTTCTTTCCGCGTATTTCGAAGCTATTCTTGGCCGATTTATTCCAAATTCCACGGTGCATGCGTTCGCTGTTGGAAGGTATCTTACGAATCAACATAATCATCTCTCCAATGGCCAATTCTACCACAGAACGGGTGTTGCTGTAAGGAGCATTGAATACCGCAATGCCTTTCTCTGTACAGGTTTTCAGGTCAATTTGGTTGGTGCCAATACAAAATGCACCCACAGCAATAAGCTTGTCGGCATGTTCTAAAACCTTGGCTGTCAAATTTGTTTTCGAACGGATACCCACAATCGAAACACCTTTGATGGCCTCGGTTAATTCGTCTTCCGTCATAGCTCCTTTGTGGAACTCCACATTAAAGCCTTCTTCTTTGAAAGCTTTTACTGCCGCCGGGTGAACATTTTCGAGCAGAAGTATTTTTATTCTCGATTTTGGATAAGACTGGCTTCTGGGCAAATGATTTAACCACAAAAACTCGTCGAGGCTACGGACAACGTGGTCTGCCACCTCCATTACTTTCGGCCTTTCCACGTTCTCAATAAAGGCGTAGAAAAACGAAGCGAGTCCGCTCGATTTGATTTCGTAATCGGTAAAGCCGTCACCTATTACATGGATTTCTGCGTCGAGATTCAACGATTGTACAAGTTTCACCTTGCCTCCGTTTCCAGCCAAAGGGTTTTCTTGGTCGGCTCCAGTGATATTTCCTTCTTTGTCGTAGACAAAAGTATTGGCGAAAATGTTTTCTTCTTTCACCCCTAGACTTGTGGCTACGGGTACGATAAAGTCTTTGAAGCCACTGGAAAGTATGATGACGTCTTCGCCACAGAGTTCGAAGAAAATACCGTTGCGTGCAAAGGATTTGGAGATTTTACCCTTTAAAAAATCCACCAATTCCTCGATGTGCGATTTGTTGGCTTGCAATAGAGCCAAACGTTTGTTCAGAGATTCGGCGAAGCCAATTTCTCCGGCCATGCCCATGTCGGTCAGTTTTCTTATTTCCGCTACAATCGCTTCTTGATTCGGCTGTCCTTTTAAAGCAATGTTCGCCAGTTCGTCTAATCCTTCCACTTGCGTGAAGGTGCTGTCGAAATCGATAATGTACTTTCTTTTCGCTGTTGTATCGCTCACTTTGACAATGTTTTATTAGAATTTCCTTTGAAGTTTTGTGATTTGGGGCTTCCCTTTTCAGAGCGTCCAAAGTTAGTTGAAATAATAATTTCTATTCAGCAATTGAATGAAAAAATGGTTACGGAACGGGGTCGTAGCCGCTGCCTCCCCAAGGGTGGCATTTTCTGAGTCGATTGACGGTGAGCCAAAGGCCTTTAAAGAAGCCGTGTTTTTGAAAAGCCTGAATGGAATATTCCGAGCAAGTCGGTGTAAAACGGCAGGAAGGGGGAAACCAAGGGGATATGGCCGCTTGGTAAAGTCGCACGAAGAAAACTGCAATATGACGCATATGAAATACAAAAAGCCTTGGCTATAAAACCAAGGCTTGCGAAAAATAATTGCATTGTTTAC
Encoded proteins:
- a CDS encoding purine-nucleoside phosphorylase, coding for MAAKQDYINEAIAFVKEQVGDFQPLVGIVLGTGLNGLLKEIEVEREILYADIPGFVEATVEFHPGKLVFGRLSGKPVVCMSGRFHYYEGHSMAQVVFPIRVMYKLGIKNLFISNAAGGMNPSFSESDLMIIQDHVALFLPENPLVGPHKEGDRFPDMSEPYDLNLIALAEQLSDRLGIENIKKGVYVSVSGPNLETRAEYRLLRMLGIDAVGMSTVPEVLMARQLNLPVFAISVITDMCIPETLKKAEIEHILAAAFKAEPQMTALFKAMVEKL
- the serA gene encoding phosphoglycerate dehydrogenase, coding for MSDTTAKRKYIIDFDSTFTQVEGLDELANIALKGQPNQEAIVAEIRKLTDMGMAGEIGFAESLNKRLALLQANKSHIEELVDFLKGKISKSFARNGIFFELCGEDVIILSSGFKDFIVPVATSLGVKEENIFANTFVYDKEGNITGADQENPLAGNGGKVKLVQSLNLDAEIHVIGDGFTDYEIKSSGLASFFYAFIENVERPKVMEVADHVVRSLDEFLWLNHLPRSQSYPKSRIKILLLENVHPAAVKAFKEEGFNVEFHKGAMTEDELTEAIKGVSIVGIRSKTNLTAKVLEHADKLIAVGAFCIGTNQIDLKTCTEKGIAVFNAPYSNTRSVVELAIGEMIMLIRKIPSNSERMHRGIWNKSAKNSFEIRGKKLGIIGYGHIGVQLSVVAEAMGMEVYFYDMTDKMPIGNAIKCRSMEEVFAVADVISLHIDGRGTNNNLIGEKEFAQMKDGVIFLNLARGLVVEIPALVNALKSGKVSGAGVDVFPEEPKTNDDPFHSELMGLENVILSPHVGGSTEEAQEMIGHYVPERLLEYMNNGSTTGSVNFPEVQLPVLQNCHRLLHIHKNVPGIMAKINTIFAKHNINVMGQYLKTNEKIGYVIVDVEISYTPEFLEELREIPETIKFRKLF
- the yidD gene encoding membrane protein insertion efficiency factor YidD codes for the protein MRHIAVFFVRLYQAAISPWFPPSCRFTPTCSEYSIQAFQKHGFFKGLWLTVNRLRKCHPWGGSGYDPVP